AATTAGAGACAGAGTTCTGCGTACAGTATGAATATCATAGCCTCTCTGTAcagtgaaaaaaatatgaaaattagaTAAAGAACATACTGTCAACGCGAAGCTGCGCCTCACCTGATTCTTGGTAAGGCGAGTTTTTCCGATAATATTTCCTCTTGTTTCCCCTGGAGTTGCCTAGTGTGACTCCACCTCAGCCTATACTCAAAGATTCATGATAGGGTATTACTGCTCATGAGTCAGTAGGAGTGGAAATGAACGCCCCTAGGGTTTCGAAGAAATGCAACAGTTCTGTTAGCGTTTTGTGGGTGTGGAAAAACTTGCGAGCTCACGTGAACTTTTAGCTCAACAGTAGAATTAATCTTATAAAGTACGATAAGATAATTGGTTTTAGGAATGTTGAAAACGAACCCGTTAGATGGTTTATGATTCCCATGACAAAACGTAAAATTCGGTTGTGACGAAAGACGGAACAAAAGGTATATTTGAAGCGCTTTGAGGGCTGCCTCGGGTTTGTCTACAAAGCTCATCATGGTTGACATACCTCCGGAGACGCGAGATATTTCTTCTGTGGGGGAATAGGGCTGGTTAGTTCCACCTGGTGTGAGTAACGTATGGTCGTTGTGCCAAATTCTGTACGCACACACAAAAGAATTCTAAAACAAGCGTGGACAGTTCGAGGAGCGTATATTTGGGGTGTGCTTGGTGTACGCCGCTCCCCTGCAGTATTAAGAAAATAACGATTCATTAATCTTATTGGTTTAGATCTGTATGATGTTCTACGCATAGTAATACAGTGTTAACGTCTTCTAAGCGTTTCCCGGCTTTCCTGTTCACTGCTGAGAGCTGCAGTTGAGCTGAGCACTGACCGCACACTCTATTGTATCTAACATGATGCAACCATAGGGGTACCCCAACATGGAGGGGACGGGGGTTTATAACGGCTGGAAGTCGAGCGGTGCGCCAGTAGCACCCTGCCTTTCACACGGGGAGTATAGTTTCGTGATTTTACTCTCATTTAAACATGAAATTGTGGtattcatttgattttttcaaCATAACCAGTGTATGACGTTGACTGTGGACTCTGGACAGTGAGATTTCTGCCCTTCTGACACAATGGGAAACAGTGTAGAAGAAATATTGAACTCGCCTTTTTCATCCCGGACCTACGAGTCCAAGTTGAAAGTCGTGGAGGAAGGCAAACCCTGCCCGGCTCTTCCAAATTTACTTTCTAAACATAAAGACAAAAAATCTGAATATATGAGACACTTTTCCATATCACAATACGAAACAGTGGAATGGATGACTGGTTGTGAAAAGCGATCTAGACTTTTCTGTTGGCCATGTTTACTGTTCtcaaaagaaaatggtgtgtggaATAAACATGGATTTTCGGATCTCAACCATTTAACTACAGCGCAACAGAAACATGAGAGATCTCAACACCATGTTCAGTCTTTTTTCAACCTTAAGATGTTTGGAAAACAAAGGAATGACACATTAATTGACAGTCAACAGAAAAATGAAGTAAGCCGACATAATGAACAGGTAAGAAAGAATAGAGAGATTATGAAACGGATTATTGATGTCATATGCTATATAACAAAACAGGAGTTTCCTTTACAAGGTTATGATGAGTCTGGTAATTCAGCGAACAAAGGAAATTGTATAGAGTTATTGAATCTGCTTCGAGAATACGATCCTCTTCTGGATTCTCATTTAAATACGTCAACTGTGTTTCAGGAAGTTTCTCAAACTGTGCAAAATGACCTCATCAAAGCTATATCCAAAGTTGTCAGAGATtacataaaaagagagataaattcAGCGACATTTGTTGCTATTATCCTTGAAGAAACTTCTGACGTTATGTCAAAATCGCAGATCTCAACAGTTTTGCGTTTTGTTCACGAAGGCAAAATTCAAGAAAGGTTCATTGGATGTACAGATGTTAGTGCTGACAGGACCTCTGAAGGTCTATTCAGTCACGTTGTTAATACGGTTCAAGAATTTCAACTCGGAGGAAAATTGGTAGGACAGACCTATGATGGAGCAAGTGTAATGAGTGGACATATGAATGGCTTGCAGAGCAAAGTTCTCAATGCCTATCCTTTGGCCCTTTTTACACCTTGCTACGCTCACTTGTTAAATGTAGTTTTGCAGCAAGGTCTTTCGGACATCAGAGAATGTCggatttttttccaaattttgaGTGGGTTACCAGCATATTTTTCGAAATCTTACAAAAGATTACATGCTCTGCACGAGTTGATTAATAGAAAGTTACCATCTGTGACGCCTACAAGATGGAA
This Panulirus ornatus isolate Po-2019 chromosome 29, ASM3632096v1, whole genome shotgun sequence DNA region includes the following protein-coding sequences:
- the LOC139757980 gene encoding zinc finger MYM-type protein 1-like; the encoded protein is MGNSVEEILNSPFSSRTYESKLKVVEEGKPCPALPNLLSKHKDKKSEYMRHFSISQYETVEWMTGCEKRSRLFCWPCLLFSKENGVWNKHGFSDLNHLTTAQQKHERSQHHVQSFFNLKMFGKQRNDTLIDSQQKNEVSRHNEQVRKNREIMKRIIDVICYITKQEFPLQGYDESGNSANKGNCIELLNLLREYDPLLDSHLNTSTVFQEVSQTVQNDLIKAISKVVRDYIKREINSATFVAIILEETSDVMSKSQISTVLRFVHEGKIQERFIGCTDVSADRTSEGLFSHVVNTVQEFQLGGKLVGQTYDGASVMSGHMNGLQSKVLNAYPLALFTPCYAHLLNVVLQQGLSDIRECRIFFQILSGLPAYFSKSYKRLHALHELINRKLPSVTPTRWNFTSCLCNTVHKYRIQFIEFFEHIIENSENWDTDAIVQARGFLDFLKDFPTVLLLEIFSKLFGYTDVLTSSLRNKTYDVLYCCEKINDVTQQLQHNKEHGFEDLWVSALSDRNDTEQKPKRLKCTVDDDEKTAYLQLYYKIVDSICMQIDCRYSSLSTLEFFHLLWHEKYEEYIEKFPDSLVNKLKDFYGSLFDYIRLKNELTVLYSCSEFSNKHVHELVEFMNENNLRCGFKEVFKLAELILTIPSNTAAAEPSFSALKRMNSYFRDTEEQEAMSGPSLLSVERKLLMELRQRGSFYDDVIAQFTSQERRLELIYK